CTGCGCGGTCCGGACCTCCAGCGCCCGCCTTTCGAAGAACTTCGCCAGCGGGTTGGGCGTTTTGTAGGCGGCCACCTGGAGGATTCCCTCGTCAATGGCGTACACGACGATCTTTCCCGGCCGGTCGCTTCGATAACGGATGGAATAGGGATCTCCCGGTAGAGCGAGGGCGGGGATGTCCAGGTCCACCTTGGCGGTTCTTCTTTCGAGGCTGACGCTGAAAGGGATGACGCCGTAACTCAGTGGGCTCATGAAGATTTCCGGTGATGCGGTATCTCGGACAAATTCCACGTTCACAAATCCGTTGCCCTCCAGGTCGGCCGGCACTCGAATCCTTTGCACGGTATTGGTGGAGCGCGACTGGAACCACTTGGATGCGTATACGCGCTCGCGCTCCACGGTAATCAGCCCGGCTCCGTTGTACGGCGCCGTGATTTGCATTTCGATCTCGTCTCCCGGCGCGTAGTCGGTTTTGCTGAGCTTGATTTGAAGTTCTGCGTTCCGCTCGAGAGATCGACTCAGGTTTGCTTCCCCGATAACGCTGAATCCGGCCCGCAGGAGTTCGGCTCCCTTTTCGTCCTGAACGAGCAATACAAAGTCGCCCGGTTTTTCGGTGGGCAGGGCGTATTCGAGACCCTCGGCAGCGAGGGCAAGAGTCTCGACCTTTACGGGATTCTCCTTCTGGACGGATTCATATTTGTAAGTTCCATCTCTTTGACGGAGGAGAACGGAAACGTATTGTTGTTCAATCACGCTGCACCGGAGTCCGCGCACGGGGGCCATGGCCAGCTTGGGGTCCACGGCGATGATTCTGAGAGTGCGCTTCGCGTCCCGCTTCACATATTTCAAGTCGCCGTCCGGCTTGTACCCGAGAAGGAAGGGGAGGTCCGAAACGAGGGCGACGTTTTCGGAGGTTACGGCTCGGCCCGCACCGGATTCGTAAGCTTCGGCCACAAAGATCATCCGATAAACGGCCCGGTCGAAACGTTCGAGGTGCAGGTCGAACTCCGTCCGGCCTTCCTCGTCGGTGTGCCACTCTTCCAGCCTCTCCGTAAAGGCCTTCTTCTCGCGGTTCGGATCGTAGAACGTGAAGTCGGCATAGGGGCGGAATGAAGGGTAGCTTGGCGTAAGAGTGATGCTGGCCGCCACGCGCCGGTTGGTGGCCGGCGTCCCGATTAGATTTCGGAGTGAAACGGATACCTTCAGGCCATCGGGTGACACCCATCCTTCTCGTCTCTCGTCCGAGAATCTGGAAACAATCGTCATGCGATCCGGCAGGAACTCCTCGACGCGGACGGGCACCGATGCCAAGAGGCTGGCCGCCCGGTCATCCTTCACGACGTAGGCCCCGATCTGGTATCCGCCCGTCGGGCCGTTTTCCTCCGTTCTGTAGAGGATTTCTTCGAACCCGCTTGGAGACAGTCGGATCCTTTTTCGCTGGACAACAAGTCCACGCGGGTCCGTGATGACGGTTTCAAGGGGAACGCCGCCCAAATCCTGCTTCCAGTCCGGCGGCTTCACAATCAGTCCCACCCGGATCTCATCTCCCGGCCGGTAGATTCCACGGTCCGAGAAGAGGTACGCGAGGAGTCGTCCGGGTTCCGTGGTCTCAAGCCCGCCGACGTCGAAGCGGGAGAAGTTGAGTCGGCGGTCGGCCCAGTCATAGGGCATGAAGGAGAGGTCCGCCGCGTGCGTCGCAACATAGGCCGTGGGAGTCTTCTCCCGGTCAAAATCTTTCAACGACGGAAAGATCGTAGTCCCGTCGGACCCGGTTGTTCCCGAGACCACCGGCAGGCCGTTCTTGCCGATGACTTCCACCTTCGCTCCGGCCACCGGCCCGCCGTCCGCAAAAGACATCAGGAACACCTGACGCGCTCCATCCCTGGCTTCCTTCACCAGCAGCCCCAAGTCCGTGACGAGGACAAGCCGATTGTCCTTGATGCCCGTGGTCTCTTTCTTCTCCTGATCCCAACTTTCAGCTTTCAAAAGGAACAAGCCGCGTCTTGTCTCGGCCTCGCCTGCGAGATACACGGACAAGTCGAGAGCGGTGTACTGTGCCTTTCTCAAATCATTCCTGGCAAACTCGCGAATCTCCACGAAACGCTCCGTGATGTTCTCGGGTCCGAAATTCCAACTGAATCCGGGGTTGTGGAACTCTTTCTGGTAACCGGTGGTCTGGCTCACCAGATGGTTGATCTGGTGCGGTAGGACACGAGCAATCTCGAACCGAATGGCCTCGATGCCGTTGGAGACGATGGAGATCTTTTTCTCACCGCTCATGCTCAAGATGGCCCCGTCATGCATGATCTCCAGAGATTTGGGGAACTCGGGGACCCCGGCCACTTTGTCGAAGGTGTCCGCGAGCACATACCCGCCGTGAGAGCGAAGTCCCTTGTTGATCTTGACATAGAGGTGTCTCCCCGGTTCGGCCTTGAACTTGAAGCTGTGGAGAGTGGCGTGCTCGCGCTCCGTGGGAAGCGCGTCGAGGCCGAGAGGTTCACAGAGATCGAGGACTTCCGGACCGATCATTCCCGCGTCGTACCAATCGTAGTTCTTGACGGCGGATCGTCCTTGAATCGATGGTAGATCGCGCGGGAGGAGGCAGACGTGCAACGTTGTGCGGAGATCTTGGTCCGATACTCCATCGGTCGTCGCAAGAACGAGGATTTGTTCAGGCTCATATTTTTCGTTTCGAACAATGGTCAGCTCGGCGGATTCCACTTTGAAGAAGTCATACATCCCCGGAATTCTTACCTTCGACTCAAGTTCTTTTTGGAATCGAGGCCCCCCTCGCAAGGAACGCACTCCTGCTGCCAAGTGAATCGTCATGTGGGTATCCTTCAGCGCGATACGGACGGGATCGGAGTGGATGTAAGCCTCGCCCTTGAAATCGTCGTAGGTGACTTTGAAGGGGAAGGATTCGCCGCCGATGCCGAGCACGCCTTGGCGTTGGCCTTCCATCCGAAGAACCAAGCGCGGCTCGAACTCCGAAGGATCCACCGGATGGGTAAAGGAAACAGTGGCCACTACCTTCTTGAGGTCCGCATGCTCCGGGTCTTGGTAAAATTCGGCGCGTTCCAGGGCGACCTCAAAAGGCGCCGACTGAAACTTGATTTCGTAGGACTCCGGATGAACATGAGTCGGAAATAAATTCCGGTCGAATCGGACGGAGTACTCTTGACCGACGCCCCACTCCTGTTCCGGATTGAACTTCAGTTCTCGATCGGTTTCCCATACCCACTTTCCCTTGAGGGGCGGCGAAACGAGAAGACCGGCTTTGATTTCCTTGCCCACCTGCTCCAATCGGGCTGCGGAGTCGCTGAACTCGATGGACAGCGGGTCCGGTACGGCCCCTTTCTCCAATCGGGTCGGTCCGGGTGGGGCCGGCGTGGCGACAAGCTTCACCGGTCGAGGCCGGATCCTGAACCAAGCGTAAAGCCCGCCCGCCGATCCTACCGCTAGGGCCAGCACGCCTAGATAAAGCGCCGCTTTACGCTTGTGGGTTCGGACCCAAGTGGGCACATCCCAACGCAACGTTGCGAGAGCCGGAGAAATATGTTCTCGGAATGTCGGCCACCAGGGAGGCGGAGTCCACGAAAGTGTTCCGAGCATTCGCGGCGACCACTTGGAAATGAACTGCCTGATGGAGCGAATAGTGGACCGGACCCTATTCAATCTTGAATTCCAATTTCTTCAACAGTTTCCCGTCGCTTGAGAGGACCTCCACCCTCCAACCACCGGTCCATTCCGGGAGGATTCTCTTCTCGCTCCATGTGCGCCAGGACTTGGCCCCCACAGGTAAGTTCAGTTCAAACCGTTTCTGATCACCGTGGTACCAAACGTGGGTGACTTGAGTTGGGACCTCGGCCCCTTCAATCCGAGTGAAGGCGATAAGCCGGTCAACAGTCGAAGGGAAAGTGCCGGCATCCCCCTTGGGCTCCTTGTTCTCGATGGATGTTGCAATGGCGGCCCTCGTAACGTTCAGCACTTCCGATTGGGCCAGGTTCACACCGAACCAAAAGAGTGAGACCGCCATCCATCCGGTTCTAATTGCGCATCTGTTCATCCCCGCACCTCCTTCGTCGGTAGAATGCAGCCATGCTACCTCCCTCCAAGTCGTGATTCAACCCTTTGTTGCCGATCCCGATTGGGGTGATGGGGCCACCGGGGATCTGTCAAAGACTGAGAGGAGCGACGGGAGACGCTCTACGCGCCTACGGCAGTAAGCGAAATATCCTTGACCCGATCGGGGGGAAGGTCGAGGGCATGTCGGGAGGTGGGGGTGTGAAACGCGGCCGGTTGATAGTTTACGCCTTGGAATCTCAACTAGAATGGAGCAAATCATCTCGTCCAAAAGGCAAAACAGAGGAGTCTACTTGAGCAGAGTCGGGAGAGTCCGGACGAAATCGTCGGCTGAATAGGCCTTCACGCCGGGAGCGAGGACGCGATTGCCGGGAGTTCCCCGGTGAACTAGGATTGGGGCGGTTTCGTAGCGTTTGATACTCCGCGACAGGCGTTGAAGAGGCCCCGCCATTTCCGGCCGCGGAGTGCGCGAAGCTTTTACCTCCAGCAGCGTCAGTTTCCGACCCTCGGAGGGTACTAGAAAATCCACCTCCAGCCCCTGCTGGTCGCGGAAGTAGTACAGCCGGCGATTTCGCCCGGAGTTGAGTTCGTACTTGATGATCTCAGAGGCGATCCATCCCTCGAACAGCGGCCCGAGGAACGGGGATCGCTCCAGCATTTGGGGCGATTCAATCCCCAAGAGGTGACAGGCCAGGCCGGAGTCCGTGAAGTAGATCTTGGGAGACTTGATCAATCGCTTCCCCAGATTTTCATAGTAGGGTGGTACGATGAGGATCTGCATCGTGATTTCGAGGAGGTCCAACCAGTTGGATACCCCAGGCACCGATAGGCCGAGGGGCGCAGCGAGATCGGTTTTGTTCAGGACCTGTCCCGATCGGGTGGCCAGGAGGGAAAGAAATCTGCGGAACGTCGCCAGATCGCGGATGGCGCTGATCGACCGAATATCTCTCTCCAAGTACGTCTGGAGATAAGAGCGGTACCAGATGCCGGGTCGCGACGGGTGTAGGATGACTTCCGGAAATCCGCCTCGGAACAGCGTCGCCTTCGGCGTCTCGCGGGCAGAAAGCGGCAGCAGGTTGAACACGGCCGCTCGGCCGGCGAGCGACTCTGTAACTCCCCGCATCAGAGGAGCCTCCTGCGAGCCGGTGAGCAGCCATGGACCCCGCCGACCCTTTGCAAGATCGATTCGAGTGCGGACGTAGTTCAGCAGCTCAGGTGCATTCTGCACCTCGTCAAGGATAACCGGCGGTTTCAGTTCGTCCACGAATCCCCGCGGGTCGGATCGTACCCGCGCGATGAGATCCGGATCTTCGAGGAGGTGGTAGTCGGCTTTGGGGAAGACCCGGCGAAGCAGAGTGGTCTTGCCGGATCGCCTGGGGCCGGTGACGATGGCGGCGGGGAATCGTCGCGCAGCCGCGACGAGCAGAGGGGTCAGGTCCCGGGTAAAATAGGTCATGTGAGGATTATGAACTGATAGTTTAGAATACTCAAGACACACTAATGGTCCACCGAGGCACGCTCCTCTCTATCCGTTGCGAAGAGGGAGGACAAAAGGGCAGGGCGTCCATCGATTCCCCACGCTGTGTTGATTTCTGACGGGGAGCCTATGCGCGAACGCGGCGGGCGGAGACGGGGATGGCGGTCATGATGTGCTGGCCGCTGGAAGGTTCGATCGCGGCGGAGCCGGAAGGAATCAGCCGGTTCATGTTGGCCTCCGCCAGGCCATGGGGGACTGAAACAACGCCGCTGAGAACGTCCTCGGACGACTCCCAGCGGAGACTCACGGCGCCCGATCCATCCCGCCTCAATTCGATGGGCCGGCCGACCATGAGGCCCAAGGCGGAAACCGTCGAGGGATGAAGCAGGGCCGAGCCGTCTCCGCCACCGGGACCTTCGGATCCGCACCCTCCGCGGCCATCCATGGCGCTCCGGGCACGGCCGGCCGTCCTGGCGCCGTGCCAACTGTTGTACATGAGGGGCCGTCTACGCCCGATCATGCTGAGGGGAATCCACTCGTTTTTCGGCTCGCTCTTGGATTCCTCCACCCGCGGCCGATCCAGCCATTTTCGCAATCGTTCCACTTCAGCCTGAAGGACAGGGGTGAAAAGATGAAGCGTGTGGTCGCCGTGCTGTGAGGCGCGGGAGGGCCGACCCTCATGCGTAGGAGCCGAAACCTTGATCGCCCGGCCACGGCCCTTGCCCTTGCGATCCAGCAGCCGCGAGAGTAGGCCTTGCGCCCGCACAAGCCAGCGGTCGTGGTCCAGACGGGCGAGTCGCCGGTGCAGAAAAGTTTTCACGGGACCGCCAACCTTCATCTCCGCAAGAATTCGATACAGGATTTCCCACTCCGATTTCGACTCCCCCGCCGGCGGCAAGACCGGTTTCGAATAAGAGAGCCACTCCCTGTTCTGGATGACCATCCCGAGTGTCGCGAAATCCGCGCGTTCCAGCCACGTCCGGCCGGGGAGAACGGCATGGGCCATCTCGGCCGTCTGGCTTCGGAACAAATCGATGACCACCAGCAGGTCCAGTGAGCGAAAGGCTTGCCTTAGCCGGGTCTCATCCGGGATCGACCATATCGGGTTGCCTGCAATGACCACGAGGGCGCGAATGCGATCGTCCCCAGACGTGAGGATTTCGTCCGCGAGGATTCCTCCTGGAAGGGAGTCCATGACCGGCACATATCCGCCGATGCGGCTTTTCTGCGTCTGCACGCCGATGCCCAGAATCGGGCCCCATCGACCCATCCGGAGGCCGAGAGGATGGTACAGCCACCCGCCGGGGCGGTCGACGTTGCCCAACGCCAGCATCGCCGCATGGAGAAGCACATAGGCCAGCGAGCCGAACGGACCGAAATTTACGCCGACACTCATGTGCAGGATGGGGGATCGGGCTTTCAAGAAATCCGTCCGAAGGGCTTGGAGCGAATCGCGATCGAGTCCCGTAATGCGTTCCGCCAGCTCCAGCGGCAGGGAAGGAAGGGCATTCTTGAGATCGCCGAGTGAGGGAGTTTCCCGGATGGCCGCGGCCCAGCCCTGCGTGGCAGACAACTCGTGGATCAACCACGTTAGCAACGCGATGTCGGTTCCGGGGCGGATGGGAAGATGGCGGCCGCAGGTGCGGACGCTCTCGGACCGCCGCGGATCGACCCACCACACCCGGCCGCCGCGCTTCTCGATGGCCCGGATTCTCTGCATGGCATCCGGGAGAAACATGAAGCTCCCTTTGCTGACCATCGGATTCATACCGATAATGACCGCCAGGTCGCACGAGTCCAGATCCGGGATCGGATGGATGGCGCCATGACCGTAGATTTCGCCCGCGGCCCAGAATTTGTTGTTGCAATCCTGTGGGCCGGAGGTGAACGAGTTCCGCGTGCCGAGGGCCTTGGTGAATGCCGCCGTTGCAAGCAAGGTCATGAGACCGAACCCGGCGGGCTCGCCCATGTACATGCCGATGCTGTGGGGGCCGTGCTCCCTATGAATACGGCCCAACGTCGCCCCGATGTGGTCAAAGGCCTTCTCCCATGAGGTGGGAGCGAGTGCCCCGTCCGAATCCCGGAGAAGGGGTTGCAGAAGTCTGGAAGGATGCCTGGCCGTTCCGAGGAATTGAGTGCCCTGCGCACAGGCAAATCCATGGGTGCCTGGATGCTCCTTGTCCGGCCGCAGGCCGACGGGATTTCCAGCGGAGTCCCGAACAACAACGAGTCCGCATCCCGGCTCGCAGATTCTGCAAAACGTGTGGGGAACCGGGCCGCTCCCTCTTCCGTTGGCCGAATCAACCATGCTTCGGGAACACTACGATTACCCGCCGGCGATGTAAAGATGAGTCGCCGGGGAGGCGCACTCCCTGCCGGAAGGTTCTATCCGCCTTCAGCCGTGAAGCCGAGGTCTTTTCCCGGTTCGGGAGGCAGGTTCAGAATGTCCCGAGGGAAGAGATCCACGATGAAGTTCACGATGTCTTTCACCGAAACCACGCCGACCGGCCGATTATCCTTATCCACGATCGGAACGTGCCGGAAACCGCCTACGCTCATCTTGTTGAGGGCAAACACGATGGGATCGTCGAGTCCCAGGGTCTCCGGGGCACGAGTCATCACGGTCTCCACTCGGGTTCGGTGCTGATCCAACTTCGTCGCCGCGATCTTTAGCAAGACATCCCGCTCGCTGAAAATCCCGGTCAACCGTCCGTCATCCACCACCAAGACACAGCCCGTGTTCCGGTCCTTCATCTTCGCGACCGCCTCCTCGACCCGTGCGCCCACTTCGACGCAGACCGGTGTTCGAGGCTTGAGCGTGCGAATGGCTTTCTCGGTAATGGCTTGCTCGATGGCGGGACGGTCTTCCTCCCGCCGGAGTTGACTCTGCACTTCGAGATCCTCGTCGACAAACTGTTCCAGCGACATAACCCACCTCCCCTATGAATCCAGTGTCGTCCCGGATGGCCCGACCTGTCAAGGAGCGGAAACCTGAAAATTCGCAGTTGAAAATCGGTCCGTAGTCGCCCCGTGGTGTTTGTGTTAGGATGGGTTGGGCAAATGAACGTCAAGAACCCCAAGATGTCCAGTCGCACGATGGCCTTTTGGCTCGTGCTCATTGTGCTCGGCCTCCTCGGCTACCAGATCGTCACCCTGGCACGCCGGATCGACAAGGAAATCGACTACACCGATTTCCTCACGCAAGTCCACGCCGGCCTCGTCAAAGAGGTGGTCATCCGCGGCCACGAGGTCCAGGGAGTGACGCGCGACAACGGGAGCATCTTCCGGACGTTCGTGCCCGATGATCCCTCCATGATCGATCTGCTCAAGACCAAGAGCGTCATCATCAAGGTCAAACCGGAGGAGCGGGAAAACTGGTTCTCTGGATTGCTGCTTTCATGGCTGCCGATCCTGTTCGTGGTCGGTCTCTGGTTCTTCTTCATGCGACAGGTCCAGATCGGTGGTGGAAAGGCCATGTCGTTCGGCAAAAGCCGCGCGCGACTCATCGCCGACACCCAGAAAAAGGTGACGTTCTCCGATGTGGCGGGAATCGACGAGGCCAAGACCGAGTTGGAAGAAATCATTCAATTCCTGAAGGACCCGAAGAAGTTTACACGGCTCGGCGGCCGGATTCCGAAAGGGGTTCTGCTCGTCGGCTCGCCGGGAACCGGGAAGACCCTTTTGGCCCGGGCCATCGCAGGCGAGGCGGGCGTGCCGTTCTTCAGCATCTCCGGCTCGGACTTCGTGGAAATGTTCGTGGGCGTCGGAGCGTCGCGGGTGCGCGATCTTTTCCAGCAGGGAAAGAAAAACGCGCCCTGCATCATCTTTATTGATGAAATCGACGCCGTGGGGCGCCACCGGGGAGCCGGGCTCGGCGGAGGGCATGACGAACGTGAGCAAACGTTGAATCAGCTCCTTGTGGAAATGGACGGATTCGAATCGAATGACGGCGTGATCCTGATCTCTGCGACGAATCGGCCGGACGTGCTCGATCCCGCACTCCTGCGCCCGGGCCGTTTCGACCGGCGCGTGGTGGTGGCGCGACCGGATTTGAAAGGACGGTTGGCGATTCTCAAGGTGCATTCGCGGAACAAACCGTTGTCGCCCTCGCTCGACTTGGAGAAAATCGCGCGCGGCACGCCCGGATTTTCAGGCGCGGACCTGGAGAATCTTGTCAATGAAGCGGCACTCACGGCGGCCCAGCATAACAAGGCCGCGATTGAGTTGGAGGATTTCGAGAAGTCCAAGGACAAAGTGATGATGGGCGTGGAACGGCGGAGCATGATCATCAGCGATGTCGAGAAGAAGAACACGGCGTATCACGAGGCGGGTCATGCGCTGGTGGCCAAGCTTCTTCCGAACGCGGATCCCGTCTACAAGGTCACGATCATCCCCCGCGGGATGGCTCTCGGGGCGACGCAGCAACTCCCGATGGATGATCGCTACACGTACACCCAGGATTACCTGGAGGACACGATCACCACCCTCCTCGGTGGACGTTCGGCTGAAGAGGTGGCGCTTGGCCACGTCACCACCGGGGCGGGAAACGATCTTGAGAGGGCGACGGATGTGGCCCGCAAAATGGTAACGCAGTGGGGGATGAGCCGAAAAGTGGGGCCGCTGACGTACGGCCTGCGCGACCAGGAGGTGTTCCTCGGCCGCGATTTCCTGCGCCAGAAGGAGTACAGCGAACAGACGGCGATGGAGATCGACGCGGAAGTTAGGCGGATCGTGGGCGAAGGATACGAGCGAGCCAAGGCCCTGCTGGCGGAGAATCTGGAAAAACTGCATGCTTTGGCCAAGGCGCTGCTGGAAAAAGAAGTCATCGATTCCGAGGAACTGGAAACGATCGTTCATGGGGTTGCTGCCGCGGTCGCCCCAGCAGCCGTGGACGGAGGGGGAGCCGTGACCGTTGTAGCCAAGTCTTCCGTTTAGGAGAGGGTCCCGGTCCGGCCGGATTCATGGGTTGATGGATTCCGCAGGGGAATCCATGAACGTATGAATCGGGCGAGTACGGCGCTGAAGCATTGGGGACAAACCTACCGGCCTACGCACCATGCGATAGCGCCGCTGGAGTGGGGGAAGTGGCGGTTTTCCTTCGAGCGAACGGTGCCCTACATCATGGGCATCCTCAATGTGACCCCCGACTCCTTTTCGGACGGCGGCCTCTACGCGGATGTGGACCAGGCGGTTGAGCATGGTCTCCGAATGGAAGAGGAGGGAGCGGACCTCCTCGACGTTGGCGGCGAGTCTACAAGGCCCGGCTCCGAGCGCATCCCAGCCGAGGAGGAGATGCGGCGAATTCTTCCTGCCATCGAGCGGCTGGCCGGTCGACTGCGCATCCCCCTCTCAGTGGATACCTTCAAGCCTGAAGTGGCCCGCGAGGCTCTGCGATGCGGCGCCTCCTTGGTGAATTGCGTCGGGGCGTTCGACATGGGCGCGGACATGCCGAAGGTCGTGGCCGAGGCCGACGTTCCGGTCATCCTCATGCACATGCAGGGCACCCCGGAAACCATGCAGCGAAGCCCTTCGTACCGGGACGTTGTTGAGGATATCCGAACGACTCTCCTCCGCGCGGCCGGAAGGGCCCAGGCGGCGGGTGTGCCCTCGAGCCGGGTAGTGATTGACCCGGGCATCGGCTTCGGAAAGACGCAGGATCACAATCTCGATATTGTCCGACGGACATCGGCGTTTTCTTCGTTGGGCTTCCCCGTCCTCGTGGGGCCTTCGCGCAAGAGTTTCATCGGGAACGTAGTGGGGAAGGACGTTCAAGACCGGGACGACGGCACGCTGGCGGTGGTGGCGTGGGCTGCGCTCCAGGGCGTTCAATTCGTGAGAGTTCACGATGTGCGGCGGACGCGCAATGTGCTGAAAATGATGGAGGCCTTGATTCATGGCGCCGACTGATTTGTGGGCATGGATGAAAGACCATCTGGTCGATGCGCTCGACATCTACATCATCGCCTATCTCATCTATCGCATCATCCTCATGCTTCGGGGTACGCGCGCGGTGCGGATTCTGTTCGGCCTCGTCGTCATGATTCTTTCCTACTTCATCTCGCAGCGGCTTGGACTCGTTGCCACGAGCTGGTTGCTGGGTAATTTTCTTCTGTACGCCGTGCTGATCGTGGTGATCATTTTTCAGAACGAAATCCGGCGCGCCCTGTGGGAGTTCGGACGTACACCCCACTGGTTCGATGTCGGCTCTCGAAGCGGAGTGCAGGAGTTGGAGGAAATCATTCAGGGAGTTCACCAACTGGCCTCACGGCGCGTGGGCGCGCTGGTGGCCATCGAGCGAAGCGTGGGCCTCCGGGATTATGTCGAGGCGGCGACCACCGTGGATGCCAAAGTCAGCAAGGAACTGCTGGCGTCCATTTTCCATCCGACCTCGCCGCTGCATGACGGCGCGGTGATCGTGCAAAAACGCCGTCTGGCTGCGGCAGGATGCCTGCTTCCGTTGAGTCATGCGGCGGATCTGGATCCGGTCCTGGGCACCCGACATCGCGCGGCGTTGGGCTTGGCGGAGGAGACGGACGCGATCGTAGTGGTGGTGTCGGAGGAGACGGGTACAGTGTCATTGGCCGTGGATGGGGAACTGAGGCGGAATCTGGAAGCGGGGCGACTGCGAGATGATCTGTACCGGCTGCTCACCGAACCCGTGAAGAAGCCTGTCAAAGTGCGGTCGCCGGAGGAGTCGAAGGAACGGGCGGGTTCGGCCGAATCGGGACCGCTGGCCGCAAGAACGGAGGAGTCGGAAATATAGTGGGACGGGTCCGTAGGTTCTTCCTGGGCAATCTGACCGAGAAACTGGTGGCGTTGGCGCTGGCGCTTCTGGTCTATGGCTTTGTATTCGGGCAAAGCCCCGTCGAGCAGACGGTCCGCGTGCCGATACAACTGGAAAATTTGCCGCCGAAGTTCATCGTGTCCAAACTGGCGGTCCATAACGTGGATTTGCGGCTCAGCGCTCCCAAGACGCTCTTGGTCGGCCTGGAGGAGAGGAACCTCCGCGCGAACATAGACCTTTCAAAGTCAGCCACCGGTTTCCAGACCTACCTGTTTTCGCAAAAGAACTTCAGCGTGCCGCGGGGGATCAAGCTGGATAGCATTTCGCCTCCGGAGATCAGTTTTTTCGTGGATGAGCTGACCTCCAAGGTCGTCCCGGTTGCGCCCAACTTCACGAATCGGCTTCCGGAAGGGTACGAACTGGAATCGGCGGAAGTCACACCGAAGGAGATCGAGATCTACGGGGCGAAGCAGGAGGTGTCGCAGACCGACGAGATCCCGACACAGCCCATTGATCTTTCGACCTTGCGGGAGGATGCACAGCTTTCGGTGAATCCTGAACTCATCTCCCCCGACGTGAAAATGAGCTTCGGCGGCCGCGTCCAGGTCAGCCTGAGGATCCGGAAGAATTAGTCGGTTCAGTAGCCCGGCAAGTTCATGGGCTGGATCTACAGGGTCGGTCGTTGTGCCTCCCACGGCTTTGAGCACTGAGTCTGTTTGTCTCATGGGGTTTCCGGCTTTGGAATTGAAGGATAACTCCATGCGGGTAGTCGTGATTCCGGAATGGGGGGGGAAGATCGCGTCGCTCGTGGATCTCCGGAGGGGGCAGGAGTGGCTGTACACGAATCCGAATATCAAGCCAAGGCGTCCGGAATACGGGGCGAGCTACGTGCAGGATTTCGACATCGGCGGGTTTGACGAGTGCTTCCCCACCGTGGGGGCCTGCAACTATCCATCCGGCCCATGGAAGGGGGTTCCGATTCCGGATCATGGAGAGGTTTGGTCGTCGCCCTGGGAGTCGGCTCCTGCCGAGGGGGGGGTGCGGCTTGCCGTGAAGGGGCGGGCTCTTCCGTACAAACTTGAAAAATCCATTCGCCTTCTGGGCGATGGCAGGGTCCGAATGGAATATCGTGCGGAGAATCTCTCCTCCGATCCGATGCCGTTTGTTTGGAGCAGTCACCCCCTGCTTAATATCAAGCCTGGAATGACGCTTTCTGTTCCGGCCCGGTTCATGCGCGTAGACTCCGCTCCGGCATTTCCGGCCAAGTCGGGAGACACCCTCTCATGGCCTCGGTTCGAAGGTCTGGACCTGGGCCTCATAGCTGAGCGGGAAGCCGGGATGGCGGTCAAGCTGTACAGTCAATCGCTTGAAGAGGGATGGGCCGAACTGTCCGATCCCAACGACGGTGCGTCGATTCGGTTTGAGTTCGATCCCGGACAGGTCACACACGTTGGGTTATGGCTGAACTATGGTGGCTGGGCCGGCGTGCCCGGCGCCGCTCCCTATTTCAATCTCGGACTTGAGCCGTGCATCGGCGATAGTGACTCGCTGGAGGCGTCGGTGGCCCGATCAGGTGCGCACGCAGTTCTACCTCCTAGGGGAACTCGCGAATGGTGGATC
This genomic stretch from Nitrospirota bacterium harbors:
- a CDS encoding ATP-binding protein, with translation MTYFTRDLTPLLVAAARRFPAAIVTGPRRSGKTTLLRRVFPKADYHLLEDPDLIARVRSDPRGFVDELKPPVILDEVQNAPELLNYVRTRIDLAKGRRGPWLLTGSQEAPLMRGVTESLAGRAAVFNLLPLSARETPKATLFRGGFPEVILHPSRPGIWYRSYLQTYLERDIRSISAIRDLATFRRFLSLLATRSGQVLNKTDLAAPLGLSVPGVSNWLDLLEITMQILIVPPYYENLGKRLIKSPKIYFTDSGLACHLLGIESPQMLERSPFLGPLFEGWIASEIIKYELNSGRNRRLYYFRDQQGLEVDFLVPSEGRKLTLLEVKASRTPRPEMAGPLQRLSRSIKRYETAPILVHRGTPGNRVLAPGVKAYSADDFVRTLPTLLK
- a CDS encoding molybdopterin-dependent oxidoreductase: MVDSANGRGSGPVPHTFCRICEPGCGLVVVRDSAGNPVGLRPDKEHPGTHGFACAQGTQFLGTARHPSRLLQPLLRDSDGALAPTSWEKAFDHIGATLGRIHREHGPHSIGMYMGEPAGFGLMTLLATAAFTKALGTRNSFTSGPQDCNNKFWAAGEIYGHGAIHPIPDLDSCDLAVIIGMNPMVSKGSFMFLPDAMQRIRAIEKRGGRVWWVDPRRSESVRTCGRHLPIRPGTDIALLTWLIHELSATQGWAAAIRETPSLGDLKNALPSLPLELAERITGLDRDSLQALRTDFLKARSPILHMSVGVNFGPFGSLAYVLLHAAMLALGNVDRPGGWLYHPLGLRMGRWGPILGIGVQTQKSRIGGYVPVMDSLPGGILADEILTSGDDRIRALVVIAGNPIWSIPDETRLRQAFRSLDLLVVIDLFRSQTAEMAHAVLPGRTWLERADFATLGMVIQNREWLSYSKPVLPPAGESKSEWEILYRILAEMKVGGPVKTFLHRRLARLDHDRWLVRAQGLLSRLLDRKGKGRGRAIKVSAPTHEGRPSRASQHGDHTLHLFTPVLQAEVERLRKWLDRPRVEESKSEPKNEWIPLSMIGRRRPLMYNSWHGARTAGRARSAMDGRGGCGSEGPGGGDGSALLHPSTVSALGLMVGRPIELRRDGSGAVSLRWESSEDVLSGVVSVPHGLAEANMNRLIPSGSAAIEPSSGQHIMTAIPVSARRVRA
- a CDS encoding CBS domain-containing protein — translated: MSLEQFVDEDLEVQSQLRREEDRPAIEQAITEKAIRTLKPRTPVCVEVGARVEEAVAKMKDRNTGCVLVVDDGRLTGIFSERDVLLKIAATKLDQHRTRVETVMTRAPETLGLDDPIVFALNKMSVGGFRHVPIVDKDNRPVGVVSVKDIVNFIVDLFPRDILNLPPEPGKDLGFTAEGG
- a CDS encoding ATP-dependent metallopeptidase FtsH/Yme1/Tma family protein → MSSRTMAFWLVLIVLGLLGYQIVTLARRIDKEIDYTDFLTQVHAGLVKEVVIRGHEVQGVTRDNGSIFRTFVPDDPSMIDLLKTKSVIIKVKPEERENWFSGLLLSWLPILFVVGLWFFFMRQVQIGGGKAMSFGKSRARLIADTQKKVTFSDVAGIDEAKTELEEIIQFLKDPKKFTRLGGRIPKGVLLVGSPGTGKTLLARAIAGEAGVPFFSISGSDFVEMFVGVGASRVRDLFQQGKKNAPCIIFIDEIDAVGRHRGAGLGGGHDEREQTLNQLLVEMDGFESNDGVILISATNRPDVLDPALLRPGRFDRRVVVARPDLKGRLAILKVHSRNKPLSPSLDLEKIARGTPGFSGADLENLVNEAALTAAQHNKAAIELEDFEKSKDKVMMGVERRSMIISDVEKKNTAYHEAGHALVAKLLPNADPVYKVTIIPRGMALGATQQLPMDDRYTYTQDYLEDTITTLLGGRSAEEVALGHVTTGAGNDLERATDVARKMVTQWGMSRKVGPLTYGLRDQEVFLGRDFLRQKEYSEQTAMEIDAEVRRIVGEGYERAKALLAENLEKLHALAKALLEKEVIDSEELETIVHGVAAAVAPAAVDGGGAVTVVAKSSV